The Xanthomonas sontii genomic sequence ATGCCGGAGACCTGGCCGGTCACCGCACCGCGCTCCGTGGCGCCCAGGAAGCCTTGCAAGCCCAGCGACGCGTCGATGAAGCGCAGGTCCGGCGGCACCTGCGCTGCCGCGCTGCCGCGGCTGAACTGCAGCACGTACACCCCGTGCAGGCCGCCGCGGTACGGCTCGGTCTGGGTGTGGTTGGAGAACATGTAGTTGTACAGCTCGTGGGTGCGCGCGGTCCGCTGCGTGGCGATGTCCTTGAAGAACGGCCCGCCCGCGCTGTGCTCGCGATCGCCCATCCACATCCGCACCGCGAGGCCGGGACCGCTGACGCCATGCACGCTGTCGTCGATCGCGCGCCGTGCCGAGTAGAACTTGGAGCTGGTGCGGCCGTCCGGCAGCAGGAATACGTCCTTGCCTTCGATCGCGGTGCCGATGTTGGAATCCGGCTCGCGCTCGGCGTCGGGCAGCTTGGTTGCGTCGAGGCGGGCGATGAAGCGCAGTTCGCCGACCGGCAGCAGAGTCGGCGCGCAGGTGGCCATGTAGAGCGCGTCGCGACCCTTGCGCGCCATGTAGTACTGCACCAGGTCGCCGGCGCTGGCCGAGACCACGATGGTGTCGCCGACAGTGCGTGCGGCGACGCGGGCGCTGCCCAGGCCCGAGGCGATCTGCGAGTGCTTGGCTTCCGGACTCTCCAGTTCGACGCCGCGGTAGCGCAGGGAGACCACGTCGCCGGTGCGCGCGTCCACGCTGAACTGCAGATCGGCGCCGCTGTCGACGACGAAGCGCTCGCCGACCCTGGCGACGCCGAAATCGGCTGCGTCTGCCAGCGCGGGTGCAGCGGCGTACAGGGCGAGGCAGCACAGCAGCAGGCGAAGCAAGCAGGGCATGGCGGCGCGGGCGACGGCAGCGAGGCGCACAGCCTACTGCGCGCGGACGCGGACGCGGACGCGATGCCGTTTCCGCGCGGCGGTGGGGCAGCGCTCAGGTGCGCATTGCGGGGCGTCGCCACCGGCGGGACGGCATCGTCAGTGCGATGCCGTCCCGGTGTGCTCGACGCGGTTTAGTGCGTGTACGCCTTCGGCAGTGCGCCGCTTTGCTGCATGTAGCGGTCGCGCAGTTCGGTCTGCCGCGAGCGCATCGGGATGGCGCGGCCGCCCAGCCAGACCTGCTCGGCGTAGTGCGCCACGTCCAGCGGGTCGCCTTCCCACAGCACCAGGTCGGCGAGCTTGCCCGGGGCGATGCTGCCCAGGCGGTCGCCCACGCCGAAGGCCTCGGCCGGAACCCGGGTCAGGCCGGCCAGGGCGGCGTCCCACGGCAGCCCGTGTGCGACCGCGTTGCCGGCCAGTTGCCGCTGCTTGCGCGCGTTGTGCGCGCCGTCGCCGCCCTGAGTGAAGCTCACCGCCACGCCGGCGGCGTCGAGGCGCGCGGCGTTCTCCAGGGTGGCACCGATCTGGTCGAAGCTGGCCGGCAGGTCGTCCAGCGCGTTGACGAACACCGGCACCTGCGCCTTCGCCAGTTCCGGCGCCAGCTTCCAGGCCTCGTCGCCGCCGGCGATGGCGATGCGCACCTTCTCGCGCTGTGCCCAACGCAGCAGCTGGCGGATGTCGGCCGCGCGGTTCACCGTCACCACGATGCGGCCCTGGCCGGCGAGGTAGCGCGCCAGCACCGCGCGTCCGGCCGGGGTCAGCAGCGCATGCGGCGAGTCGGCGGGCATGCGCCCGCGCGCTTCGGCAACCAGTTGGTCGAGCAGCATCCACTGCGCCGCGCGCGATTTGCCGCTCAGCTCCAGCGCATCGCTGCCCAGGTGCAGGTACAGCGCGCGCGGGCCGATCGGGTCGGCGCCGCCGTCCAGGCGCATCACCGCGCCCTGGCCGGCGACGAAGGCGCCGCCGGTGTTGGCGCCGAGCGCGGTGAAGCCGATGCCTTCCACCCGTGCGACCGGGATCAGCACCGATTCGGGGTTGTAGGCCAGGGTCACGTCGAACTCCGGGCGCATCGGCTGGTCGTGCGGCAGGGTCAGCGTGCTGTCGACGGTGGAGGCCTCGCCGGAGACCTCCTCGATGCCGATCTCGGTGATGCCGCCGAACAGCGCCGGGGTCAGCGGCCGGCCCTTGGCCTCGACCACGGCGACGCCGGCCGGCGCGCTCAGGCCGGGGCCGACCGCGCGGATCACGCCGCCCTGGACCAGTACGTCGGCATTGGCGAGGGTGCCGCGGGCGCTGGCGGTGTGCACGGTGGCGCCGCGGATCAGCACGTCCTGGGCGAACCCGGGCGCGCTGCCCAGCAGCAGGCAGGCGGCCAGGGCCAGGCGCTGCGCCAGGCGGTGGGGCGAGGGTAGGACGCGGCTCATCGGGCAGCCTCCTGGCCGAGCATGAAGTCGGAGGTCGGTTGCAGGCGGCGGTCGGTGCGGTCGTAGACCTGCGCGCCGTCGATGTAGACCTTGTCAGCCAGGGCGTAGGAGCTGAAGGGGTTGCCGTTCCACAGCACCACGTCGGCCATCTTGCCCGGCTCCAGCGAACCGGTCTGCTTGTCGATGCCCAGCGCCTTGGCCGGGTTGCTGGTCAGCCAGCGGATCGCGCGTTCGGGCGGGATGTCGATGCCGGCGCGGCGGCCGGCGGCCATCGCCTTGGCCGCTTCCTGGTTGAGCCGCTGGATGCCTTCCTCCGAATCCGAGTGCACGATCGCGCAGCCGTTGGCGGGGCGGTCGACCAGGGCGATGTTCTCCTGGATGCCGTCGAAGGCCTCCATCTTGAAGCCCCACCAGTCCGCCCACAGCGCGCCGCAGACATTTTCCTGGGCCAGGCGGTCGGCGATCTTGTAGGCCTCCACACCGTGGTGGAAGGCGGCGATCTTGAAGCCGAACTCCTTGGCCAGGTCGAGCATGGTGGTCATCTCGTCGGCGCGGTAGCAGTGGATGTGCACGCGGATGTCGCCGTTGATGGCGCCGGCCAGCGTATCCAGCTTGAGGTCGCGCTTGCCGCCGCTGTCGCCGCTGCTGTCGTTGTCGCCGGCGCCGCGGCTCCACCAGTGGCGCTTGGGCGGGCTCTTCTGCTTCGGCGCGTTCTTGCGCAGGTATTCGCTGGCGTCGATGAAGGCGGCGCGGTAGCCGGCGACGTTGCCCATGCGCGTGGACGGGCCGCCCTTCTCGCCGTAGACCCGCTTGGGGTTCTCGCCGCAGGCCATCTTCAGGCCCCACGGCGCGCCCGGGAACTTCATCGCCTGGTAGGTGGTGGCCGGCACGTTCTTCAACGTGACGCCGCGGCCGCCGACCAGATTGGCCGAGCCGGGCAGCACCTGCAGCGCGGTGACGCCGCCGGCCAGCGCGGTGCCGAAGCCGGGATCCTGCGGCCAGATCGAATGCTCGGCCCACACGTTCGGGGTCACCGGTGCGGTCGCCTCGTTGCCGTCGCTGTGCGCGCTGACGCCCGGGCTGGGATACACGCCCAGGTGCGAGTGCACGTCGATGATGCCGGGCGTCACCCACTTGCCGTGGCCGTCGATGCGGGTGGCGTTGGCCGGCGCGGCCAGCGCGCGGCCGACCGCCTGCACGCGGCCGTCCTGCAGCAGCACGTCGGCATCGTCCAGGCGCTCGCCGGTGCCGGTGAGCACGGTGGCGTGTTCGATCAGCACCGGCACCGACGCCAGCGCGCGATAGGTGCTGGGATAGGGATCGTCGACGAAACGCGAGGCCGCGGCGGCCGGGCCGCACAACGCCACGCCCAGGCAGGCGAGCAACAGATGACGCATCGAATTTTCCCCGGAAGATGAATCCGGCCCTTGCGGCCGTGCCCGCACGCTAGCCCGAGCCGGCGCGCTTGCCAAGTGCGGGTGCGGCATCGGCATGCCTTGCTGCACCGAATCGCGACGCGGAACCTGTTATGCAGCGCGATTCTCGCCCATGGACACCGCAATGACCGACACCCCTGCGCGCGCCGTCGTGGATTTCTGGCGCAGTGCCGGCCGCGAACGCTGGTTCGCCGCCAACGACTCCTTCGACGCCAATGTCCGCCAGCACCTGCTGGAGGCGCATCACGCCGCCGCGCGCGGCGAACGCAGCGACTGGCTGACCGACGCCGAAGGCGCGTTGGCGCTGCTGCTGTTGCTCGACCAGGTGCCGCGCAACGTGTTCCGCGGCAGCGCGCACGCCTTCGCCACCGACGGCCTTGCGTGCCGCTATGCCGACCAGGCGCTGGCGGCAGGGTTCGACCAGGAGACTGACGCGGAACTGCGGATGTTCTTCTATCTGCCCTACACGCATGCCGAGGACGCGGCGCGGCAGCGCCAGGCGGTGGAGCTGTTCAGCGCGCTCGGCGATGCGGAGTCGCTGCAGTGGGCGGTGGTGCACGAAGACGTGATCCAGCGTTTCGGTCGTTTCCCGCACCGCAATGTGGCCCTGGGGCGCACGACCACAGCCGAAGAGCAGGCGTTCCTGGATGCGGGTGGGTTTGCCGGGTGAGGGAGGGGGCCTGCGCGTTCGCTGCGTCATGGCAGCGAAGCAAGTGGCGCATCGGATGTCATTGCAGTCGGGACTGAAGTCCCTCCCACAGGGCGACATCAGGCTGCTGGCGCGGCCGCCAGCATTCGCCTGGTACGCGCACTGGAGACAAGGAATGCGCTTCTTGTGGGAGCGGCTTCAGCCGCGATGAGCGAAGCCATCGGGCGTATTCGACCTCATTGCAGTCGGGACTGAAGGGCACCTCGAACAACCTACCACGACCTGGAGCCAGGAGTAGCATCTGTCGCAACGGCACCAGAGCGGCGCCTGATCGTGGTGGTTGGGAGGCTGAGGTGGCCGCTGGGCTACCTCAGCCGATCACGCTGGCACCATGGCCCGCTCCTGTAGCCGTGCCAGCCGCATCACGTTATGGCTGGCGACCTTCAGCCCGATCACCACCTTTGCCCGCGCCAAGCCGATGCAGCGTACGAACTTGCCGCCTTGTTGGGCCAAGCGCGCAAACGGGTGCTCGCCGAACACCCGATCCTTGGCAATTCGACGGTTCCGGCGCTTTGCTGCCTCGCTCAAGGGCTTGCGCGCATGCCCTTGATGTTGGATCGCGGGGCGGTAACCACGCCTTTTCAGGTCTGCTTCCCGCGCTGCATCGGCATACCCGCTATCGGCCCATACCGTGCGGCCGGTGTTGTCCGGGTCCAGCACCTGCTCGAAGTGACGGCTGTCGTGCACGTTGGCCGCGCTCACGTCGTAGCGGCGGATGAAGCCCCAGCGACGATCCGTGCTGGCGTGCAGCTTGTAGCCGTAGAACGCCACCCCATGCTTCCTGGTCCAACGTGCCTGCATATCCTTCTGCGCACGCTTGGCATCGCTCCAGTCCTGGCCGACGTCATCGCCCTGCTTGATCTGCGCGTTCTCTTCGCGCGTGTTGCGCTGGATCGGAGCGCTGACGATGCTGGCGTCGATGATCTGACCGCCGCGGGCAATGAACCCGGCACGTTGCAATTGCTCACCGATCGCCGCGCTGATGTCGCCCATCAGATCCTTGGTCTTGAGCCGTTCGCGCCACACCCAGATCGTCTTGGCGTCGGGCACCTTGCCGCTGTGTTCCAGTCCGAGGAATTGCTGGAAGCTGCGCCGATCCAGCACCTGGTACTCCAGCGCATCGTCGGAGAGGTTGTACAACTGCTGCAACAGCAGCAGCTTGATCATCACCTGCGTCGGCCATGCCGGACGGCCACCGCGCTTGCCAGTACCCAAGCACAGCTTCGCGTCTACGGCGTGAGCAATCCCGGCAAAGTCGATATGCCGTGACAGCAGAGCCAGAGGATCGCCGATCTGCTGCCGCTTGGCTTCGCGTTCGTGGCCGGCAAACAGGCTGATCATCGTGGCGTCCTCGGCGTGTTCTCCAGACCAATGATGCCAAAGGCGGGGTTTTTAGAGGTGCCCTGAAGTCCCTCCCACAGGAGGTCGCCGGAGTTCATGTTGCCCCCAGCACGCCAAGCTCCTACGTGTTTGCGCCCCTGTGCCGATCGCGGCGCGCGGGCACAAAAAAGGGCGATCGCTCGATCGCCCTTTCGGCACGTCCGCACGGGACGCAACCCACGAGGTGCCTGACTCAGTACTTCGGCACGCTTCCGTCCACCTGGTCGGTCCAGGCGTCGATGCCGCCGACCACGTTGTGCACCTTCGTGAAGCCCAGCGAACGGAAGTGCTCGGCCGCCTGCGCGCTGCGGCCGCCGCGGTGGCACAGGAAGGCGAGCGCGGTGTCCTTCGGCAGCGCTTCCAGTTGCGCGCGCTGCTCGCCGTCGAGGGTGCGGAACGGCACGTTGACCGCCGCCACCGCGCGCTCTTCCGGCGGACGCACGTCCACCAGGAGCAGGCCACCGGCGCGTACCTGGTCGTCGGCGTCGCGCGGGCTGAGGTCCTGCACCGGCTTGGGCGCATTGGGATTGTCGATGGCCAGGCCGCGGCCGCGGATGTCGTCCACCCAGTCGATGGTGATGCCGTCGGCGCGGCGCGCGCTGCCCAGGTCGAACTGCACGCGCAGGCCGTTGGACTCGGCAGCGATGGCGTTGGGATCGGTCGGCGCCAGCTGGA encodes the following:
- a CDS encoding rhamnogalacturonan lyase B N-terminal domain-containing protein, giving the protein MPCLLRLLLCCLALYAAAPALADAADFGVARVGERFVVDSGADLQFSVDARTGDVVSLRYRGVELESPEAKHSQIASGLGSARVAARTVGDTIVVSASAGDLVQYYMARKGRDALYMATCAPTLLPVGELRFIARLDATKLPDAEREPDSNIGTAIEGKDVFLLPDGRTSSKFYSARRAIDDSVHGVSGPGLAVRMWMGDREHSAGGPFFKDIATQRTARTHELYNYMFSNHTQTEPYRGGLHGVYVLQFSRGSAAAQVPPDLRFIDASLGLQGFLGATERGAVTGQVSGIAAGQPAVVALRNAQAQYWTRADADGRFRIAGIRPGAYRIALYQNELEVAHDTVQIAAAATAQAALHAVPLPGQVIWQIGDPDGTPAGFRNAALLARAHPSDRRMAPWGPLTYRVGHDSLDAFPAAQWRGVNTPTRIAFVLGPDQVHAYRLRLFVPLTQAGGRPQLRVNDRWSGPVPPRPEQPDSRGITRGTYRGNNDVYLFDIPASALQAGLNTLDIDVASGSPDNGFLGPGIVFDSVQWLAP
- a CDS encoding amidohydrolase; the encoded protein is MRHLLLACLGVALCGPAAAASRFVDDPYPSTYRALASVPVLIEHATVLTGTGERLDDADVLLQDGRVQAVGRALAAPANATRIDGHGKWVTPGIIDVHSHLGVYPSPGVSAHSDGNEATAPVTPNVWAEHSIWPQDPGFGTALAGGVTALQVLPGSANLVGGRGVTLKNVPATTYQAMKFPGAPWGLKMACGENPKRVYGEKGGPSTRMGNVAGYRAAFIDASEYLRKNAPKQKSPPKRHWWSRGAGDNDSSGDSGGKRDLKLDTLAGAINGDIRVHIHCYRADEMTTMLDLAKEFGFKIAAFHHGVEAYKIADRLAQENVCGALWADWWGFKMEAFDGIQENIALVDRPANGCAIVHSDSEEGIQRLNQEAAKAMAAGRRAGIDIPPERAIRWLTSNPAKALGIDKQTGSLEPGKMADVVLWNGNPFSSYALADKVYIDGAQVYDRTDRRLQPTSDFMLGQEAAR
- a CDS encoding IS5 family transposase, with translation MISLFAGHEREAKRQQIGDPLALLSRHIDFAGIAHAVDAKLCLGTGKRGGRPAWPTQVMIKLLLLQQLYNLSDDALEYQVLDRRSFQQFLGLEHSGKVPDAKTIWVWRERLKTKDLMGDISAAIGEQLQRAGFIARGGQIIDASIVSAPIQRNTREENAQIKQGDDVGQDWSDAKRAQKDMQARWTRKHGVAFYGYKLHASTDRRWGFIRRYDVSAANVHDSRHFEQVLDPDNTGRTVWADSGYADAAREADLKRRGYRPAIQHQGHARKPLSEAAKRRNRRIAKDRVFGEHPFARLAQQGGKFVRCIGLARAKVVIGLKVASHNVMRLARLQERAMVPA
- a CDS encoding DUF924 family protein; the encoded protein is MTDTPARAVVDFWRSAGRERWFAANDSFDANVRQHLLEAHHAAARGERSDWLTDAEGALALLLLLDQVPRNVFRGSAHAFATDGLACRYADQALAAGFDQETDAELRMFFYLPYTHAEDAARQRQAVELFSALGDAESLQWAVVHEDVIQRFGRFPHRNVALGRTTTAEEQAFLDAGGFAG
- the grxD gene encoding Grx4 family monothiol glutaredoxin; translated protein: MSLDPALRSRIETLLSSNRVVLFMKGQPSMPQCGFSAKAVGALNELGVDFAHVNVLADQDIREGIKVYGDWPTIPQLYVDGELIGGSDIILQMAGSGELSELLGVAAPDRTPPSITITDAAAEMLRGALADAPGASLALAIDAQFQPNFQLAPTDPNAIAAESNGLRVQFDLGSARRADGITIDWVDDIRGRGLAIDNPNAPKPVQDLSPRDADDQVRAGGLLLVDVRPPEERAVAAVNVPFRTLDGEQRAQLEALPKDTALAFLCHRGGRSAQAAEHFRSLGFTKVHNVVGGIDAWTDQVDGSVPKY
- a CDS encoding amidohydrolase family protein gives rise to the protein MSRVLPSPHRLAQRLALAACLLLGSAPGFAQDVLIRGATVHTASARGTLANADVLVQGGVIRAVGPGLSAPAGVAVVEAKGRPLTPALFGGITEIGIEEVSGEASTVDSTLTLPHDQPMRPEFDVTLAYNPESVLIPVARVEGIGFTALGANTGGAFVAGQGAVMRLDGGADPIGPRALYLHLGSDALELSGKSRAAQWMLLDQLVAEARGRMPADSPHALLTPAGRAVLARYLAGQGRIVVTVNRAADIRQLLRWAQREKVRIAIAGGDEAWKLAPELAKAQVPVFVNALDDLPASFDQIGATLENAARLDAAGVAVSFTQGGDGAHNARKQRQLAGNAVAHGLPWDAALAGLTRVPAEAFGVGDRLGSIAPGKLADLVLWEGDPLDVAHYAEQVWLGGRAIPMRSRQTELRDRYMQQSGALPKAYTH